Sequence from the Helianthus annuus cultivar XRQ/B chromosome 13, HanXRQr2.0-SUNRISE, whole genome shotgun sequence genome:
gaaagttAATTTTTGCTagaaaggataggaagccatacgattatgacatgtggcaaattttaaaataaagagaaagggtattttagtcaatccaactccttcttattcctttttcaaaacccagtaaattcaaaaacccaccattttcaaaacccaccatcttcaactatttcttcactttctatctcaataatcactacattatagtgcgattttcatcaccaatcaatgattcagaacccgatcaacgtgttcttcagcttttttttttgaagaaaacccagtttaatttcataaaaaaatctcgttttttccggtgattttggagataatcacccGATTCGTTCGATCcaagcgttgataagtgtttctatcattcaaatttcgtcaattgatgaagaaatcggcttcgatccatgtaagaaattctttaatttcattttcatgatctgggtttttgatttagtcattgcgttttacgatctttgcgggggtccgggggcggcagcccctggcggggtccaaggggcagagcccctggctggggttgagcatCAGaaaaattgctgtactaaaaacgcatcagaaaaattaattttccataaattggctcatttcgaagacagtaattcgtagacaattcagacagttcacagtgacagacagttttatgtgtccattgcgttttagaaaaagagagttttatgtggtttctggctattgcgttttagaaaaaaacacatttttaagtgtttttagtcattgtgttttaggtaaaacacattttttaggtgttttcagtccattgcgttttagaatgagtcatttttaagtgttttctggccattgcgttttacatataagacatttctttgtgtttttggtgcattgcgttttaggtaaaacacttttttatgtgttttcagtccattgcgttttagaaaacagacattttaagtgtattctggccattgcgttttacaaataagtcatttctttgtgtttttggtgcattgcgttttaggtaaaacacatttctgtgtgttttctggccattgcgttttacaaataagtcatttctttgtgtttttggtgcattgcgttttagaaaaatgtcatttttttaggtttttttttcattgcgttttacataactggtggtttttctattgcgttttatgtaactgggttttaattttttttttaaaatatagcaatagtatactcgttttaaagataaaaaaacgctcgtttttttggtgcaatttttataaaaaaaataatgtcgtatgaaagagttattaatgtttaaaagatgggggggggggggaattggaggagagagaaactattggcttggattgactagaatgcccttgaacaaactcacgcgcctcttttcttccttttaatttccctgatttaatcttagcccttgattaacttaatggatgatcaagatcacttcctatccttcctagccaaataaacttcctattgtatctccacccgaAAGACCTATTCACAATTATTTAAAGGGAACATAGAGAACCGTCTTCCCTTGTTTCTAACACTCCAAAAATTCTTAATTATCTCACTATCCATAAATTCGAACTTGTATATAATCGTGGACTTGCAATTAAAAATACACGTATATGCATATATGgcaaaaaaatatttattttcatgTAATGTAGGTTCCCATAATTATCCTTATATTAAAAAAGCAACGAAATGAAcagtaaaaaataataaatattaaaaagaaaaatgaatgagcaataataaaaatagaaataaatgaATAGTGTCGGGTATCAGTACCGGTATGCATCGggttttaccttcaaataccggtgccgtaccaatATCGACGGTATCAAGCCATACtgtactaggtatattcggtaccagtacccacttttggggatttcggtaacggtattttcggaaccggttggtaccgagcttaTCAAATCccgtagcaacgtagcaatgcaagtaattgcacaaTTTAGATTagttttcatacacacagtaagtaaactgtgtttcgtttgaatgaggttttatatacacaacaacttattttgctttattttttgtctttttacgaaatgaatgaattgtagcatgtaaaataaacttggatatttagattattgatgagcaaatcgtatcaaatcctgtaatcaaaccggtatcgtatcggtaccaaatttattataccaaatcattttcggttccaatttggtacccaccttttggcgttttcagaatcgttactttcggttcgacaccggtctagcaccatacctatatttattgatttttaccttcaaataccataccataTTGTacagcattttcggtgccggtacctaatttcgatgattttccggatcggtactttcggcgCCGTtatcggtaccgagctcatccatattttaacgtgttagcaccgtaataactgaactgaaaacaaccgaatttttAACGTGTAgcacgtgtgggtcctattattattatatattaggttatttaaaatcgctttttTTGGACGGATTGACTATCATTTTTacgacatttttatttatgttttgatatttggtatctgcttgccgttactgacacgcgttttgcagtcattgggtccccgccgcaacgcgcggacaGAACCTGATTGTCTTTAATAAGGTCATGTGTATATGCAAAGAATCTTGGTGGTATATGTTTTGTTCAATTGTTCTGTCACTTTTGATATACCCTTCTTTCATTTGAGAGACACAAGCAGCATTATCTTCATGGATAGGAGTTGGACTTCGATCTTTCTCTAGCCCACAAGAAGTCACTATGTGTTGTGACATAGATCTTAGCCATACACATTCTCTTGAAGCTTCATGTAGTGCAATGACTTCAGCGTGATTTGAGGATGTTGCGACAAGTGTTTGTTTCTGAGGACGCCATGAAATTGCAGTTCCTCTGTTCATAAATACATATCCAGTTTGCGATTTTGCTTTATGAGGATCAGATAAATAACCTGCATCTGCATATCCAACTAACCCTTCTTTTGAATGGTTGGGATAAAACAAGCCTAAATCCACAGTACCTCAAAGGTAGCGAAAAATATGTTTAATCCCATTCCAATGCCTTTTAGTAGGAGCTGAACTAAATCTTGCCAACAAGTTCACTGCAAAAGAAATGTCAAGTCTCGTACAATTCGTAAGATACATAAGTGCTCCAACTACACTGAGGtatggtacttctggaccaagaACTTCTTCGTTGTCCTCACAAGGACGAAATGGATCATTTTCGACATTAAGTGATCTAACGACCATTGGAGTGCTTAAAGGATTTGCCTTGTCCATATTGAAATGTTTCAACAGCTTTTCGGCATAATTCGTTTGATGCACAAGTATTCCATTGCTCATATGTTCAATTTGTAAACCAAGACAATATTTGGTTTTTccaaggtctttcatttcaaattctttctttaaaagAATAATTGCTTCATGAATTTCTTTTTGCGTCCCAATTATATAAAGGTCATCAACATATACAACTATGATCACATATCCTGATGTTGTCTTCTTAATAAAGACACATGGACATATAAGATTATTTGTATAACCTTTACTTGTCAAATAGTCGCTCAAACGATTGTACCACATCCTTCCAGATTGTTTCAACCCATATAAAGATCTTTGTAATTTGATCAAATACATTTCTTTGGGTTTTGAACTTAACGCTTCAGGGAGTTTAAATCCTTCAGGAACTTTCATATAGATGTCACTATCAAGTGATCCATACAAGTAAGCTGTAATGACATCCATAAGACGCATTTCTAACTTTTTAGAAACTGCTAAGCTGATTAAGTATCTAAAGATTATTACATCCATAACGGGAGAATATGTTTCTTCATAGTCAATCCCTAGCCTTTGTGAAAAACCTTGagctacaagtctcgctttatatCTTGTAACCTCATTTTTCTCATTTCGTTTTCGTACAAAAACCCATTTAAACCCTACAGGTTTTACAACCTTAGGTGTAACAACAATAGACCCAAAAACCTTTGGTTTGTTGAGTGAATCTAATTCAGCTTGCATAGCGCCTTTCCATTTATCCCTGTCATGTCTATTTGACAATCATTGACATATTTTGGTTCAGGATCATCATCTCCATCCATGATGTCACATGCTATAGAATAAGAAAATATCTTGTCAACATTTTCCATTTCATATCGGTTCCATATGACATGTATATGACCATAGTTGATTGATATCCCTTTGTTAGCATCATCAACATCTTCCTCGTGAGAGGTTTCAGTATTTAGTGTTTTATCAAGATCATTCTCTTTGTGGTCAATTCCACGTTTCAAACGTTTTTTAGATTCATGAGCTATCTTATTATCTATTGCCTTACTTGGGATCTCAACTCGAGCAGGAGCATTAGCAGCTGGTATATGAGATTTAGTAACCCtgtttgtatcagtaaaagcATCAGGCAATTGATTTGCAATGTCTTGCAAGTGTATTATCTTTTGAACCTCTGTCTCACATTGTTTTGTTCTTGGATCAAGATGAGACAATGAAGGCACACACCATGAGACATCATTTTCTCGTTTTTTATTTTCTCCCCCTAATGCTGGGAACATTGCCTCGTTAAAACGACAGTCATCAAAACGTGCTTTAAATATATCACCTGTTAAAAGTTCAAGATATCGTATGATGGAGGCTGTTTTATATCCAACATATATTCCCAACCTTCTTTGAGGTCCCATTTTTGTGCGTTGTGGTGGTGCAATAGGAACATATACTGCACACCCAAAAATTTTAAGGTGGGAAATGTCTGGCTCATGGCCAGAAACAAGTTGTAACGAGGAGTACTTATGATTTGCACTTGGTCTCACACGAATCAGTGATCCAGCATGTAAAATTGCATGACCCCAAACCGATACAGGAAGTTTTGTTCTCATTATTAATGGTCTAGCGATTAGCTGTAAACGTTTGATCAATGATTCAGCTAAACCATTTTGTGTGTGTACATGAGCAACAAGGTGTTCGACAACAATTCCCACAGACATGCAATAATCATTaaaagcatgtgatgtaaattCACCAGCATTATCAAGTCTCACCCTTTTAACAGTGTAATCAGGGAAATGTGCTCGTAGTTTGATAATTTGAGCAAGAAATTTTGCAAAGGCAATATTACGAGTTGATAATAAAGAGACATGAGACCATATGCTGGATGTGTCTATCAATAGCATGAAATATCTAAATGGTCCACATGGTGGATGAATTGGTCCACAAATATCACCTTGAATTCTTTCAAGAAACATTGGTGATTCCTTGTCAACTTTTAAGAACGAAAGCCTTGTAATTAGTTTTCCAAGTGAACAAGAGGTACATAGAGGCATTTTATATGATTGTGGGATCTTTTGATATTTCAATGGATATCCATGTGTGTTTTCAATAAATTATTTTCATCATTGTAGATCCTGGATGGCCTAGTCTGTCATGCCATAAGTTAAATGTCTCAGGATCACAAaaactttcttttactgtcataTGTGCTTGAGGCACATTAATGTGTGTATAATGCAAACCAGAGTGGAGCATTGGTAGTTTTTCCAATATATGATCTTTGCTCATGATGTGTAAATATTTCTTATTATCAACAGTCCTTGACTGAGTATCATATCCGTTATGATATATGTTTTTGAAACTCAACAAGTTTCTCGTTGATTTTGGGGAAAATAAAGCATTCTCTATTGAGAGCTTTGTATCATTTGGTAATATTAAATTAGCTTTCCCCACTCCTTCTATCAAGTTTGTAGGACCTGATATTGTATCAATGGTTCCTTTCATTGGTTTTAACTCATAAAAATATTTCTTAGATTTAAGTATAGTGTGTGTGGCTCCACTATCCGCTATACATATATCTGCATCATTTGTTTGCTCTTGTGCTCCAATGGCATTcattttaatcttgaaaatataaaGAGAAATAATAATAAGTGTATAACGAAGGCATTATGAATTATTTTTTAATAAGAAGTTTATTTATTAGTTGAAAACGTTACATGAAAAGAAAGACTAATGAAACATAATAAAGACAGTTATAATAAAGGAAAGCTACATAATTGTTGCATATAATTATTTTGGTTTTGCAACATTTGTTTCAAAGTTCCATATCATTGGTATAGTCGGCGACATTTAGTTCGACGTTGATATCATTAAAATTATTCACATGGTTCacctccttttcttttcttttgagaGAGGCTTGGTAAAGTTCACATAAATGTGAAGGTGTACGACAAGCCTTTGACCAATGGTTTGTACTTCCACATCTGAAACAAGAAGTGCCATTGTTTTCGGACCTACCAGCTTCATTCCTTTTGTTATACTGGTTGGAATTGGTATTTTGTGGAGTGTGGTAATTAGGGGTTCTTTGATTTCGACCACGACCGCAACCACGTCCACGACCATGGGAATTACCTCGGAAATTATTATTTCCTTTGAAGGAATGGTTGTGACCATTACCTTTACCAAAATGACCACGGCCACGACCCCGTCCCCATTTTCTTCCAGAGTCTTTAGTATCATCATTAATAACAACATTTGCTTCTGGAATGGCTAATGATCCAGTGGGACGAGCTTGATGATTCTTCATTAGTAGCTCATTGTTTTTCTCTGCTACGAGGAGAAATGAATTTAGATCAGAATATCTTTGAAACCTTTGCAACCGATATTGTTGTTGCAAGTTTATAT
This genomic interval carries:
- the LOC110901769 gene encoding uncharacterized protein LOC110901769; translated protein: MLEKTFSTFHASNINLQQQYRLQRFQRYSDLNSFLLVAEKNNELLMKNHQARPTGSLAIPEANVVINDDTKDSGRKWGRGRGRGHFGKGNGHNHSFKGNNNFRGNSHGRGRGCGRGRNQRTPNYHTPQNTNSNQYNKRNEAGRSENNGTSCFRCGSTNHWSKACRTPSHLCELYQASLKRKEKEVNHVNNFNDINVELNVADYTNDMEL